The DNA sequence ATTTTTAAACCTGCTACTGTTAGTACACTTAGAATCAAATTCGATATCATGCAAGCTTTAATGGAATCTTAACAAAAAACATTTCTagtgaaaaaaaggagaaaaaaatatggGCAATTTGGCAAATCAAGACAAGTCAAGAAAATTCTAAGATCAGGAAGTGCACCAAACTAAACTGATGGGTGTGCAACTGGGAAGATAAGCAATCTGAGCACATGAAGACTGCTCCAATAATGATAAGGGACATGACAAATTACTGGGCATTTgctttcgaaaaataaatattgtcaATTGTATCCCAAAATCGCAAGTCACGAGAGCTGACCGTTGGCCACAAGCTAAATCGAGCTTCAATATCCCAAATAAAGCACAATCTTAATTTCACATCACTAGAGTGTAGTCAATTTCACATCACTAGAGTGTAGTGGACCTGCCCTTCACACTCACATTGGGTTTCAACAACAAACTCTCCATCATTCTAACAGCAAAATCAACTGCAATAGGATCTCACCTCGCAAATCTTTGATTCCAAGACTTCTAACTGCAGTGGATAAATTCATTCCAAGCCAACTATGGCAGCAGCAAAAGTAAGAAATTCAACTTTAGAATGAAGATCCGAACCTGAATCACAACTACTCTCTTCGAATAAATACTTCAAAAAACCTCCATGTTTGCCTAGACCTTCAGTATTACCATTTATGATACAAAATTGAAATACAATCTTCCACATTATGATACCATATTGAAACACGATCTACATTATTCAGAACTATATCAAAATAATTGGCTAGACTTTAGGTATTTCAGAAACCTCTAAGTTAATAGATAGTTTCAGCTCTGCAATGCTTCCATGAACGTAATCAGGGTGATGTAGGAAACAATAGGCTAACATCCTTTACCATTCCAATGATGAATTATCGCATTTTAGCAAGAAACATCGAGCACTGATCCTTTGATGactttgtttccttttagaAGTGCCTCTGAAAGCTCTTTTGGGTATTTCAGCATTTACATCACAACCAGTGGAATAAAACCAATCCTGCCAGTGAATCAAACAAAATCAATCTAGCAACTAACATCAGCAAACTACTAGTAATACCTTCAGATATACAGATCTCAGTTTGTCAAACTCgattataaatctttttaacTCTTTCCATATTACATCATCGACCATAGAATCTTTGATCAAGTTAGTACGGTGAACTCACCTTAAGTTGCTTGCTTTTGTGGGATATGGTATGATTTTTTTCCAGATGATTATAAGTTATTCCTATACCAGAATGATGCAAGATAATTTTCAAATGGCATATAGGATAAAGGAAAGTTTCCGCAGGAAACTTATGGAAATGCTTCCCGTGTTTTTCCTTTCAGCAGGTAAATGCACTAATAATACCTTACGCATAATATAAGAGATCATTCACACAGCTGTCGATTATGTCAAAAGACATTCTCTTCAAGTCTGCTATCTTAATTATTTGCTTGTATAAGTTATTCCTATACCAGAATGATGCAAGACAATTTTCAAATGGCATATAGGATAAAGGAAAGTCTCCTCAGGAAACTTATGGAAATGCTTCCTGTGTTTTTCCTTTCAGCAGGTAAATGCACTAATAATACCTTACGCATAATATAAGAGATCATTCACACAGCTGTCGATTATGTCAAAAGACATTCTCTTCATGTCTGCTATCTTGATTATTTGCTTGACTCAAAAGTTCAGGTAAATGACTGATGACATTACTAACTCtacaaaaattaagaagtaTCCTTTGGGATAATCTATTATTTGCCTTGCACCTGTAGGCATATCTTGGATTCaaagcaaatgaaaatggatagTCAGCAAAATTCAAGTGGCAATTTTCTCGATTGACCCAAATAATTCACAATAGTTTTGCTCCTGGCACGTTTCCTAGTTTATTCACGACCACACCAATATGAGAAGAGTCTGTTCTTGCATCTATCGTTTCTCAACCGACATGATTTACTTAACAGCAATTGCAGGCAATTGTGACACAAAATGCGGGGCACAAAATGGTTGGACAAAGTGGTCGCAAGTCAGTCAGCGTATGTATACTAAGGGACGCCCTCTCAACATGTTCCTTTTGCACCTTATAAACATGCAGTCATTGACTGCATGGTCAGCGCAGAGCAAACTAAAACCTCACATCAGAAGGACAATCCATATAGGGTACTTCATCTAGCATTTTTTGACCTGTACGATTACCTTCGGCATGCTATCAAACAGCCATATACATCGGTTTTTATTAAGTAACTCCAGCATTTCAGAATCAATCAAATGTGGGGATCTTTATTTTTCGGCATAAGATGAAGAATACCCAAAAACTAATGACAAATGATGCACTTAGAAGGCCTTTTGTTCTATTTTTATTACTGGCATGATGTGCAGAATCATTTTGCCCAAGCACACTTTAACTTCCATGAATATCTCCCCAGATTCCTTGAATTCAAGTAAGAAACAACAACACTGCCAGCAGGAAATACAAATGAAAAGGTAATAAATCTTGGACTCcacttgttttgcagaaaatgaatgatacgaaaatattttcttaaaaatgatcacttataccgcttaaaataatttgatagtGAAATATATATTTATCACTGGAAACATTATGCCTAAAGATTTTCGTAAatgatttcattcatttttataagcgatataggAGATCATTGTTAGCAATATATTTTCCAACTCATTTAGtttccgcaaaacaaatggagccaaaagaaattgcaaacaGACAATACAAATTGAAATTTGGCGAAGTATCTCAAAAGAGAACAGCTAGCCTACCTGCTTATGCATTTGTGTTAGGAAATGTGGATCATCTCAACTATTTTGACTCATCAGTCGTCTTCTCCAAATTCTATCCTTCCATGATCGAGTCAAATGGCTTTTTCTCGTAATTTCGATGAAGTTGCATTCCAAATAATTCTGGTATTGTTTTGAGTGATTTGCATCCAATTCCACTACTTGCTCCAACTTCTCGAGCCCTCAAAGCTTAGtcaatttcttgcaattttgcACAACTAGACTGATCGAGTTGGTACATGAGGACAAATCAGGTAATATCTCAATTGGGGAACATTTTGAGATAGAAATATGTTCTAGAGATATCGACTCCTCAAACCCCTGATCTTCTGAAGTTCATGACCATCTGACAAGGACAATTTACcatgaataatgaaaatttgACGAGTTACGAAATTTTGCTAAGGGCTTGCAATTCTCAATCAAAAAAAGTTGTGCAAGGTGGGAATATCTCTAGGCCTTCCTAAGGAAGTGCACCAAGGGATATTTAGAACTTCCAAAGACTCCaacctatcgaggccttgaatttcgatTAGGTTTTTGCAATTTTGAGCATCTAATATCTTCAAGTCCTTAGATTTTGAAAGCTTCAGCTTTTCAATGGAAGCACACCCAGAGATATTCACCTTTTTCAAGAAGTCCAActtatcgaggccttgaatttcgactaagTTTTTGCAGTTTTGAGCATCTAATATCTTCAGATTCTTGGATTTTGAAAGGTCTAGCCTTTGAATTGACGCACACCCAGAGATattcaactcttccaagaactccaacctatcgaggccttgaatatggactaaatttttgcaattttcagcATCTAATATCTTCAGACCCTTTGATTTTGAAAGAtccagcctttcaattgaagcacACCCAGAGATATTTAACTCTTCCAAGAACCCCAACCtatcaaggccttgaatttcgaccaagtttttgcaattttcagcATCTAAGATCTCCAAGCCCGTGGATTTTGCAAGGTCCAGTCTTTCAATTGAGGTGCACCCGGAGATAATCAGCACTTTCAAGAATTCCaacctatcgaggccttgaatttcaactaattttttgCAACATCCAGCATATAATTTCTTCAGGCCCTCAGATTTTGAAAGgtctagcctttcaattgaTGCGCAATTAAAGATACTCAGCGTTTCCAAATACTCCAACCTATGGAGACCTTGAATTTTGACTAAGTTTTTGCAATTGTTAGCATCTAACATCTCCAAACCCTTGGATTTCGGAAGGTCCAACCTCTCAATTGCAGCACTACCAGAGATATTCAACACTTTCAAGAACTCCaacctatcgaggccttgaatttctaCTAATTCTTCGCAGCATTCAGCACGTAATATCTTTAGACCCTTGCATTGTGAAAGGTCCAGCCTTTCAATTGATGCGTACCCAGAGATTCTGAGctcttccaagaactccaacttattgaggccttgaatttcgactAACTTTCTGCACCATTCAGCACGTAATTTCTTCAGAcccttgaattttgaaatatcCAGCCTTTCCATTAAAGCGCACCTAGAGATATCCAGctcttccaagaactccaacctatcgagaccttgaatttcggctaattttATGCATCCATCAACATCTATTTTCTTAATGCCCCCGGATTTTAGAAGGGccaacctttcaattgaagggCACCTAAAGATACTCAGCACTTCCAAGAACTTCAACCTATTGAGGCTTcgaattttgactaatttttcgcACCATCCAGCATATAATATCCTCAGACCCTCAAATTTTGAAAGGTCAAGCATTTCAATTGAAGCGCAATGGTAGATATATAGCTCTTTCAAGGACTCCAcgccttgaatttcaactaaGTTTTTGCAAGAACAAACATATAATCTTTTCATGAGCTTGGATTTTGGAAGATgcagcctttcaattgaagcacACTGAGAGATATGCAGCTCTTGCAAGAACTCCAACCTATTAAGGCCTTGAACTTCTACtaagtttttgcaattttcagcATGTAATTTCTTCAAGCCCTCGGATTTAGGAAGATCCAGCCTTTCAATCGAATCACACCTTATGATGGTCAagctttccaaattttttaatttgtcaagACCTTGAACTTCAAGTATATTGCTGCAATCCTGGGCAAATAATGTTCTCAGATGGTTAAATTGTGAAACGTCCAATGTTTCCATGAACTTGCAGTCACAGATTGCCAAGATTTCCAACATGAAGGGAGTGTTCagagatttgtgtaattctgatttttcaacATCCTTCAATTGGGAGCATTCTGAAATCTCCAATAGTGTTGATGGAAGCTCCGAGATGCACTCCAGAAATTTGCAATCAAGAAGACGTAGTTCCTTGAGATGGCTTAGGTGGGAAAGTGAAGGCAATCTGTGACTTTGACAGGTGATGCTCaaatatgttaagttggatggaAGCTCCGGCAGCGATTGGAGCTCCGACAGCCGTGGGAACTCCTCCGTactatgagaaagaaaaaattgctcGGAAGAAAGATCATGGATGCATTCTGACATTTCCCCTTCCTGTTTTATGCACCATGAAGCATCTAAATGTTGGAGCTTTTTCAGCCTTCTAATGCCATTGGGTAATTCTTTTATCCGTGTGCCACTAATATTCAGGATTTCTAGATTCTGCAAAGCCCCTATGCTGTCTGGTAATACAGAAAAGTCTCGACAATTTTTTAGGAGGAGTTGCTCCAGCGCTTCTAATTTATCCACTTCTGTTGGCAGCTCCTTGAGGCTCCAACATCCTGTCAAGTCCAAGCGTACCAGACTCTTCATCTCTCCAATGGAAGAGTCAATCTGCTCCAGTTTCCGACAATCTCGGAGGATCAATACCTCTAAATCCTTAAAAGCTGAGAGGAAGAAAGTTCCTTCTAAAGATTGACAATTTGTAAGGTCAAGATATTTTAGCTTCTTTGCCATCTGACAGAGAACATAAGAAGAGTCCAGGGATTAGCTCGAAGAGATTATGATTGaacagaaagcaaaaaaataaataaataaataaagggagGCCTTGTACTTCCATCTTACCATGATGGAACTCCATCCTCGCCATTCATGTGAAATCTTGCTCGCAGACAAATCAAGTGCAAGTAATTCCTTTGCATTAAAATTGTTTGCTTCAAAAGTCAAGGGACAATTCCACCACTGAAGCCATCTTAACTcgtcaattgagtccttaaaATCTCCACTAAAATGTGCCCCATTCACGTGAAGGAACCGTAGACTTGTTAAGTTCTTGAATTGTTTGTCTGTGTGGATATCGCCACCTTGGTCAACTGTTTCGCCAGAGCATTCTGGGCTGCCTTTGCTAAGATAAATGGCCTTAATCTTTTCTGTTCCCTACAAATAAGAATCAAACTTCATTAATTTATATCCACCCCAAGTAACCTAATACTATTTGTTCTTATTAGTATTGAAATGCATTGATATCTTTTAGAGACTAGCAAAGATgtgattttcccttttggccaaTAAACAGTATTTATTAAGGCTAAGGAAGTGAAGGATGTAAACTTCATGGATATAAGTACTTGAATCTTAGAAAGAATTATGATGTGATCTTTCTTGTAGTTTTCTTTTATTCTGTATGACAGTTTAATGTTCTTATACATATTGAAAGCGTACTTTTAGGCAAAACTTTACAAATTGTAAATCCACTTCCTTCTTATAATGTATCTTCATTACTATGCTAGTTAAAACGCAAATGTCAAGCATGGGATCTAATTAAATTACAAGGTGCAAAATCAACAGTTAATCGATCAAtttaaatagaaatattttttctctctctgtaaTTTTTATATTAGATAGCCAAGTGAATTACAATCACATAGAGACATAGTTATTGTAATAATTTTGACAACTGGAAAAAACAAACTTCTCTTTAATTAACGAAAATTTAATCTTATAAAGTCCTTTTCATTTCCATTGTATCTTATGTATAAGTTTCGTGTATGTTACTTGACTGTGCTACTTACAATTAAAGCGAAAatatattctttgtttttttccattGGAGTAATAACTCAATATAAGTAAGTAAACTTGTGATAGTAGTTATAGTAATATCCCAACTTTGAtgtaatttaaatttaattaattaaaatttcaaagtcATTTTTGAATTATGAAAATTGAAGCTATTCTTGACTAAATGGAATAGCTATTCCTTGGCACCCCAGAAATAACTATATTTTGAGAGTATTCCTGTGAACCAAATGTACAGCAAGCTTTCACCAAGAAAAATC is a window from the Rhodamnia argentea isolate NSW1041297 chromosome 8, ASM2092103v1, whole genome shotgun sequence genome containing:
- the LOC115748078 gene encoding disease resistance protein L6-like isoform X1, which gives rise to MHLPIKKRRVSVLRIAEDADSSLTEPTGTHSGGCSSPRAETNNGTPSLSTASTENCYEVFLSFRGSDTRKGFTDHLYSGLVDAGIRAFRDDDELRQLEEMGPDLLGAIKNSKILIPILSENYGSSKRCLDELVQMMECKDNDTGHVVLPIFYKVEPDRLRHQIESFGDAFDPAIMENWKQALNEVSSLKGWKANGYERELVKSVIKKVLSELKNIFELVTPESLVGIDGHVEKIMEFVDNNSRATLFVGIHGMGGIGKTTLAKTIYNKLSHQFDYCSFIPDIRESCKHNGLAYLQNQLISDILKQKKQVDNRDEGTKFISSKFGTKKVLIVLDDLDDDDRLKALAGNHDWFSPGSRIVITSRNKSILVNAGVDYNFEHEEMDMDKSLILFSRHAFRRDSPPSEFEELTYDVVSSIGGLPLCLEVLGSFLCAKEPALWRSTIIKLIKVPPKKVREKLRLSYEALECEQKQIFLDIACFFIGTDGRIASYMWDARDFFPKEGIEVLTFMSLITVGDKHELIMHDELRDLGREIVCEENKGGPQYRSRLWDSKEALKVLKGNKGTEKIKAIYLSKGSPECSGETVDQGGDIHTDKQFKNLTSLRFLHVNGAHFSGDFKDSIDELRWLQWWNCPLTFEANNFNAKELLALDLSASKISHEWRGWSSIMMAKKLKYLDLTNCQSLEGTFFLSAFKDLEVLILRDCRKLEQIDSSIGEMKSLVRLDLTGCWSLKELPTEVDKLEALEQLLLKNCRDFSVLPDSIGALQNLEILNISGTRIKELPNGIRRLKKLQHLDASWCIKQEGEMSECIHDLSSEQFFLSHSTEEFPRLSELQSLPELPSNLTYLSITCQSHRLPSLSHLSHLKELRLLDCKFLECISELPSTLLEISECSQLKDVEKSELHKSLNTPFMLEILAICDCKFMETLDVSQFNHLRTLFAQDCSNILEVQGLDKLKNLESLTIIRCDSIERLDLPKSEGLKKLHAENCKNLVEVQGLNRLEFLQELHISQCASIERLHLPKSKLMKRLYVCSCKNLVEIQGVESLKELYIYHCASIEMLDLSKFEGLRILYAGWCEKLVKIRSLNRLKFLEVLSIFRCPSIERLALLKSGGIKKIDVDGCIKLAEIQGLDRLEFLEELDISRCALMERLDISKFKGLKKLRAEWCRKLVEIQGLNKLEFLEELRISGYASIERLDLSQCKGLKILRAECCEELVEIQGLDRLEFLKVLNISGSAAIERLDLPKSKGLEMLDANNCKNLVKIQGLHRLEYLETLSIFNCASIERLDLSKSEGLKKLYAGCCKKLVEIQGLDRLEFLKVLIISGCTSIERLDLAKSTGLEILDAENCKNLVEIQGLDRLGFLEELNISGCASIERLDLSKSKGLKILDAENCKNLVHIQGLDRLEFLEELNISGCASIQRLDLSKSKNLKILDAQNCKNLVEIQGLDKLDFLKKVNISGCASIEKLKLSKSKDLKILDAQNCKNLIEIQGLDRLESLEVLNIPWCTSLGRPRDIPTLHNFF
- the LOC115748078 gene encoding disease resistance protein RPV1-like isoform X3; its protein translation is MHLPIKKRRVSVLRIAEDADSSLTEPTGTHSGGCSSPRAETNNGTPSLSTASTENCYEVFLSFRGSDTRKGFTDHLYSGLVDAGIRAFRDDDELRQLEEMGPDLLGAIKNSKILIPILSENYGSSKRCLDELVQMMECKDNDTGHVVLPIFYKVEPDRLRHQIESFGDAFDPAIMENWKQALNEVSSLKGWKANGYERELVKSVIKKVLSELKNIFELVTPESLVGIDGHVEKIMEFVDNNSRATLFVGIHGMGGIGKTTLAKTIYNKLSHQFDYCSFIPDIRESCKHNGLAYLQNQLISDILKQKKQVDNRDEGTKFISSKFGTKKVLIVLDDLDDDDRLKALAGNHDWFSPGSRIVITSRNKSILVNAGVDYNFEHEEMDMDKSLILFSRHAFRRDSPPSEFEELTYDVVSSIGGLPLCLEVLGSFLCAKEPALWRSTIIKLIKVPPKKVREKLRLSYEALECEQKQIFLDIACFFIGTDGRIASYMWDARDFFPKEGIEVLTFMSLITVGDKHELIMHDELRDLGREIVCEENKGGPQYRSRLWDSKEALKVLKGNKGTEKIKAIYLSKGSPECSGETVDQGGDIHTDKQFKNLTSLRFLHVNGAHFSGDFKDSIDELRWLQWWNCPLTFEANNFNAKELLALDLSASKISHEWRGWSSIMMAKKLKYLDLTNCQSLEGTFFLSAFKDLEVLILRDCRKLEQIDSSIGEMKSLVRLDLTGCWSLKELPTEVDKLEALEQLLLKNCRDFSVLPDSIGALQNLEILNISGTRIKELPNGIRRLKKLQHLDASWCIKQEGEMSECIHDLSSEQFFLSHSTEEFPRLSELQSLPELPSNLTYLSITCQSHRLPSLSHLSHLKELRLLDCKFLECISELPSTLLEISECSQLKDVEKSELHKSLNTPFMLEILAICDCKFMETLDVSQFNHLRTLFAQDCSNILEVQGLDKLKNLESLTIIRCDSIERLDLPKSEGLKKLHAENCKNLVEVQGLNRLEFLQELHISQCASIERLHLPKSKLMKRLYVCSCKNLVEIQGVESLKELYIYHCASIEMLDLSKFEGLRILYAGWCEKLVKIRSLNRLKFLEVLSIFRCPSIERLALLKSGGIKKIDVDGCIKLAEIQGLDRLEFLEELDISRCALMERLDISKFKGLKKLRAEWCRKLVEIQGLNKLEFLEELRISGYASIERLDLSQCKGLKILRAECCEELVEIQGLDRLEFLKVLNISGSAAIERLDLPKSKGLEMLDANNCKNLVKIQGLHRLEYLETLIKYLWVCFN
- the LOC115748078 gene encoding disease resistance protein L6-like isoform X2, which encodes MHLPIKKRRVSVLRIAEDADSSLTEPTGTHSGGCSSPRAETNNGTPSLSTASTENCYEVFLSFRGSDTRKGFTDHLYSGLVDAGIRAFRDDDELRQLEEMGPDLLGAIKNSKILIPILSENYGSSKRCLDELVQMMECKDNDTGHVVLPIFYKVEPDRLRHQIESFGDAFDPAIMENWKQALNEVSSLKGWKANGYERELVKSVIKKVLSELKNIFELVTPESLVGIDGHVEKIMEFVDNNSRATLFVGIHGMGGIGKTTLAKTIYNKLSHQFDYCSFIPDIRESCKHNGLAYLQNQLISDILKQKKQVDNRDEGTKFISSKFGTKKVLIVLDDLDDDDRLKALAGNHDWFSPGSRIVITSRNKSILVNAGVDYNFEHEEMDMDKSLILFSRHAFRRDSPPSEFEELTYDVVSSIGGLPLCLEVLGSFLCAKEPALWRSTIIKLIKVPPKKVREKLRLSYEALECEQKQIFLDIACFFIGTDGRIASYMWDARDFFPKEGIEVLTFMSLITVGDKHELIMHDELRDLGREIVCEENKGGPQYRSRLWDSKEALKVLKGNKGTEKIKAIYLSKGSPECSGETVDQGGDIHTDKQFKNLTSLRFLHVNGAHFSGDFKDSIDELRWLQWWNCPLTFEANNFNAKELLALDLSASKISHEWRGWSSIMMAKKLKYLDLTNCQSLEGTFFLSAFKDLEVLILRDCRKLEQIDSSIGEMKSLVRLDLTGCWSLKELPTEVDKLEALEQLLLKNCRDFSVLPDSIGALQNLEILNISGTRIKELPNGIRRLKKLQHLDASWCIKQEGEMSECIHDLSSEQFFLSHSTEEFPRLSELQSLPELPSNLTYLSITCQSHRLPSLSHLSHLKELRLLDCKFLECISELPSTLLEKSLNTPFMLEILAICDCKFMETLDVSQFNHLRTLFAQDCSNILEVQGLDKLKNLESLTIIRCDSIERLDLPKSEGLKKLHAENCKNLVEVQGLNRLEFLQELHISQCASIERLHLPKSKLMKRLYVCSCKNLVEIQGVESLKELYIYHCASIEMLDLSKFEGLRILYAGWCEKLVKIRSLNRLKFLEVLSIFRCPSIERLALLKSGGIKKIDVDGCIKLAEIQGLDRLEFLEELDISRCALMERLDISKFKGLKKLRAEWCRKLVEIQGLNKLEFLEELRISGYASIERLDLSQCKGLKILRAECCEELVEIQGLDRLEFLKVLNISGSAAIERLDLPKSKGLEMLDANNCKNLVKIQGLHRLEYLETLSIFNCASIERLDLSKSEGLKKLYAGCCKKLVEIQGLDRLEFLKVLIISGCTSIERLDLAKSTGLEILDAENCKNLVEIQGLDRLGFLEELNISGCASIERLDLSKSKGLKILDAENCKNLVHIQGLDRLEFLEELNISGCASIQRLDLSKSKNLKILDAQNCKNLVEIQGLDKLDFLKKVNISGCASIEKLKLSKSKDLKILDAQNCKNLIEIQGLDRLESLEVLNIPWCTSLGRPRDIPTLHNFF